DNA sequence from the Deltaproteobacteria bacterium genome:
CACCGATTGGGGAGCCATTGCAGTAGCCGGGGCCGGGGCTATTGTGTTATCTTGCAGAAGCGTCTTGTTCACGGCAACGTACAGTGCCGTCATCCAAAAAACAGCCTGGTGGACGTTCGTCGCCAAACTGATTCCCGGTATTTTGGCCACCCTTGCCGTGGGCATGATATCCTGGGAGATTTCCAGGGTTTTCCCGGTGGACGCCTGGATTGTGTTGCTTGCCTTCTGTGCCCTGATCGGATTGTTTTATGTCATCCTGGTCTATGTTGCGGCTACCACCCGGGAAGAAAAGGACCTTCTGAAGAGCTTGGTATTTTCAAGGAGCTGACCGATAAGCCACGATGTGAAGCTACATATCCCCACGCCAAACGAGGTGTATACCGTGCTGAAAGGTGTTGAAAAGAGACTGAGGGCCGATCCGGCAAAGGCGGATTTTCGAGGTTTTCTATTCCGCGAATGTTAGCAATGGTGACACTGTTCCAACCACGGAGATAGAAGTGATCCCACAGCCGCGGCAAGAGATCGAGGAAAAATCTCCTCTGGTCACAATTGTGATACCTCTTTTTAACAAGGCTCTTTATATAGAGCGTACCTTGGAATCAATTTCTGCTCAGACCTTTCAAGATTTCGAAGTGATTGTGGTGGACGACGGCTCCACGGACGAAGGGCCTCTGCTAACGGAATTGTGGATGGAACGCCATCCGAAGTTACGGATTGTGCTTCTTCGTCAAGAGAATAGAGGGCCGGGGGCAGCCAGGAATACCGGAATAAAACAAGCCAGGGGTAAGTACATAACATTTCTGGATGCGGATGATGAATGGCTCCCCTCCTTTCTGAGTGAAACCGTGCGCTTTCTCGAAGCGCATCCCCAAGCGGCCATGGTTGCAGCGGATTATTATCAGCGTCCTAAACAATTCTGGACAAGTGAATACTGGCGCGCGCTCGGAATAGAGACAGGCGTTCACCGGATCGCTCCGACAGCCCCCGCCTCCTTTGTTATTCGACTCGTCTCATTCGTTAAAACGTGCGGCACTTTGGCGCGCACGGCCGAGGTTCGAATACACGGGGGTTTTTTCGACGCATACAAATGCACTTACGGCGAAGACCAGTATCTTTGGCTGAAGCTCGTTTTTTCGGAGTATGTCGGGATCCTATTGAAGCCTTTAGCCATCTATCATCTAGACGCTTCGGAATTGGCCATCGGACAAATGTGTTCGGCACCGTTGGAACCCTTTCTAAAGAACGCCAACGCCATTGAATCGTCATGTCCCGATCATTTGAGGCCTCTGTTGGCGATGGTGTTGTACGCCAGAGCTTTGAGATCCACGGAGAAATTGGCCCGTTTGGGCAAGAAGAAGGAGGCCGAAACACTGTTGCGACGTTTTCAAAACCCGGGGAACAACGTAAACTATCGGCGTTGGGTGTCCATGCAGGTATTTTTTTCACCGTTGATACATG
Encoded proteins:
- a CDS encoding glycosyltransferase family 2 protein, with amino-acid sequence MEEKSPLVTIVIPLFNKALYIERTLESISAQTFQDFEVIVVDDGSTDEGPLLTELWMERHPKLRIVLLRQENRGPGAARNTGIKQARGKYITFLDADDEWLPSFLSETVRFLEAHPQAAMVAADYYQRPKQFWTSEYWRALGIETGVHRIAPTAPASFVIRLVSFVKTCGTLARTAEVRIHGGFFDAYKCTYGEDQYLWLKLVFSEYVGILLKPLAIYHLDASELAIGQMCSAPLEPFLKNANAIESSCPDHLRPLLAMVLYARALRSTEKLARLGKKKEAETLLRRFQNPGNNVNYRRWVSMQVFFSPLIHALRMFVLTLPSGPKSLMLSFIHTILERSPWKT